One Polaribacter sp. SA4-12 genomic window carries:
- a CDS encoding GlmU family protein, with translation MNYILFDGDVRNALLPFTYTKPVADIRIGILTIREKWENHLGLTTTTVTEEYLEEKYPMVEMEENILINASFCPTESLVDKIKELSKNEAIFKGEDVIAFYTSDSQEEVNFDEYKQIEFEEAILQVKNTWDIFSLNAEAIQQDFDLITEGRTSQPIPEGTRCINKENIFIEEGAEITFATLNASEGPIYIGKDAVILENSAVKGPFAMCEHSVLKMGAKIYGGTTLGPYCKVGGEVSNSVLFGYSSKGHDGYLGNSVLGEWCNLGADTNNSNLKNNYAEVKLWNYETGRFAKTGLQFCGLMMGDHSKCGINTMFNTGTVVGVSANLFGSGFPRNFVPSFSWGGASGFTEYKTNKVFEVAEVVMKRRDIVFDEKEQKILEHVFEETKKYRNY, from the coding sequence ATGAATTATATTCTATTTGATGGAGATGTTAGAAACGCTCTATTACCATTTACATATACAAAACCAGTTGCAGACATAAGAATAGGGATTTTAACCATTAGAGAAAAATGGGAAAATCATTTAGGTTTAACGACAACAACCGTTACTGAGGAATATTTAGAAGAAAAATATCCGATGGTAGAAATGGAAGAAAATATTTTGATAAACGCTTCTTTTTGTCCTACTGAAAGCTTGGTTGATAAAATCAAAGAATTATCAAAAAATGAAGCTATTTTTAAAGGGGAAGATGTAATTGCATTTTATACTTCAGATTCTCAAGAAGAAGTAAATTTTGATGAATACAAACAAATTGAATTTGAAGAAGCTATTTTACAAGTAAAAAATACTTGGGATATATTCTCTTTAAATGCAGAAGCGATTCAACAAGATTTCGATTTAATTACAGAAGGAAGAACATCTCAACCAATACCAGAAGGAACTCGTTGTATTAATAAAGAGAATATCTTTATTGAAGAAGGTGCAGAAATTACTTTTGCAACTTTAAATGCATCCGAAGGTCCAATTTATATTGGTAAAGACGCTGTTATTTTAGAAAACTCTGCTGTAAAAGGTCCATTTGCAATGTGTGAACATTCAGTGCTAAAAATGGGAGCTAAAATTTATGGAGGAACAACATTAGGTCCTTATTGTAAAGTAGGAGGTGAGGTTAGTAATTCCGTTTTATTTGGGTATTCGAGTAAAGGTCACGATGGTTATTTAGGGAATTCGGTTTTAGGAGAATGGTGTAATTTAGGTGCGGATACAAACAATTCTAATCTTAAAAATAATTACGCAGAAGTAAAACTGTGGAATTATGAAACTGGTCGTTTTGCAAAAACAGGATTACAATTTTGTGGTTTAATGATGGGAGATCATTCTAAATGTGGAATAAATACCATGTTTAATACAGGAACAGTAGTTGGTGTAAGTGCTAATCTTTTTGGAAGCGGATTTCCAAGAAACTTTGTTCCCTCTTTTAGTTGGGGAGGAGCATCAGGATTTACAGAATACAAAACCAATAAAGTTTTTGAGGTTGCAGAAGTTGTAATGAAACGTAGAGACATTGTTTTTGATGAAAAAGAACAAAAAATCTTAGAACACGTTTTTGAAGAAACGAAAAAATATAGAAATTATTAA
- a CDS encoding dicarboxylate/amino acid:cation symporter, which yields MLKIRPLNNLSVHLDHLIKGRLWLKVIIGLILGAVLGMFLNPSAGFVSESFSLSLANWLDLPGQVFMRLVQMIMIPLIFASIISGIVGNSSDNLKTFGLKLLLYFVFTTAVSIIIGLTVTLIMKPGEYIFKLGGFPNNSGEISVAKEVPNLMENIPDTISNLIPNNPLESILTGEMLGVVIFTIIIGVAITQLNNKTAKPIIRFTEAVQKICMIVVSWAMILIPYAVFGLMAALLSRTGLDIFLGLGYYMLVVIIGLLLLISFYLLMVLLVVKKNPLKFLQAIKEPQLLAFSTASSAAVMPISMKTADEKLGVSSNISDFVIPIGATINMDGTALFQCVTTIFMAQAYGIELSLINLVLITFTVVAASIGTPAIPGGGVIILASVLQGAGIPIDGLIVIVGIDRILGMFRTAVNVTGDLVACMIFNKFYGVVSNVKTFAKKVSKT from the coding sequence ATGTTAAAAATAAGACCTCTTAATAATTTATCTGTTCATTTAGACCATTTAATAAAAGGTCGCTTATGGCTTAAAGTTATTATTGGTTTAATTTTAGGTGCTGTTTTAGGGATGTTTCTAAATCCATCTGCAGGATTCGTTTCAGAGAGTTTTAGTTTGTCATTAGCGAATTGGTTAGACTTACCAGGTCAAGTATTTATGAGACTTGTACAAATGATTATGATTCCTTTGATATTTGCTTCTATAATTTCAGGAATTGTAGGTAACTCATCAGATAATCTTAAAACCTTTGGCTTAAAACTGTTGTTATATTTTGTTTTTACAACTGCTGTTTCTATCATTATTGGTTTAACTGTAACGCTAATTATGAAACCGGGAGAATATATTTTTAAACTCGGTGGATTTCCTAATAATAGTGGAGAAATTTCTGTTGCTAAAGAAGTTCCTAATCTTATGGAAAACATTCCTGATACTATTTCTAATCTTATTCCGAATAACCCACTAGAATCTATTTTAACAGGAGAAATGTTGGGCGTTGTAATTTTTACAATTATTATAGGTGTTGCCATTACGCAGTTAAATAATAAAACAGCAAAACCCATTATTCGCTTTACAGAAGCAGTACAAAAAATTTGTATGATTGTAGTTTCTTGGGCAATGATTCTTATTCCTTATGCGGTTTTTGGTTTAATGGCGGCTTTATTATCTAGAACAGGTTTAGATATATTTTTAGGCTTGGGCTATTATATGCTTGTCGTAATTATTGGTTTATTATTATTGATTTCTTTTTATTTATTGATGGTACTCTTAGTTGTGAAAAAAAATCCTCTAAAATTTTTACAAGCGATAAAAGAACCTCAATTGTTGGCGTTTTCAACTGCAAGTTCTGCAGCAGTGATGCCAATTTCAATGAAAACTGCGGATGAAAAATTAGGAGTTTCCTCTAACATTAGTGATTTTGTGATTCCTATTGGAGCAACTATTAATATGGATGGAACGGCATTGTTTCAGTGTGTTACTACTATTTTTATGGCACAAGCTTACGGAATTGAATTATCTCTTATCAATTTAGTATTAATCACTTTTACAGTAGTTGCAGCTTCTATTGGAACACCTGCTATTCCTGGAGGTGGTGTTATTATTCTAGCATCCGTATTACAAGGTGCAGGAATTCCTATTGATGGTTTAATTGTAATTGTTGGTATAGATCGTATTTTAGGAATGTTTAGAACAGCTGTTAATGTTACTGGAGATTTAGTTGCTTGTATGATTTTTAATAAGTTTTACGGTGTTGTTTCAAATGTAAAAACATTTGCTAAAAAAGTATCTAAAACTTAG
- a CDS encoding DUF6268 family outer membrane beta-barrel protein → MKRILVLLLIIGSVSFVTAQETLDILTVSGHFGTPQPFKDQSPYTGETTERGAMVNLTVPIVLNEKQIWYNSLNYMQWNVNNNIDMTDNIANPIKVHGLILRTGLIQKLSNGNSIQAFFTPRLMSDFKNIGSKHFQFGGTFIYEKVFHERLKIGYGILYNQEAFGPNIVPLVNLEWKMSERWSMSGLLPIYSKIKYKVNEKLNVGIHHFGLVTSYRLGEEAYQNDYIERRSIDLGLFARYNISGGIHIEGRYGYSFGRSYAQYNQDDKIDLALPLATIGDDRTQLNESSNFSNGAYAHVRLVYAIKL, encoded by the coding sequence ATGAAAAGAATTTTAGTTTTATTATTAATTATAGGGTCGGTGTCGTTTGTTACTGCTCAAGAAACATTAGATATATTAACCGTATCAGGTCATTTTGGTACACCACAACCTTTTAAAGACCAATCTCCTTATACTGGAGAAACAACTGAAAGAGGAGCTATGGTTAACTTGACTGTTCCAATTGTTTTGAATGAAAAACAGATTTGGTATAACAGTCTTAATTATATGCAGTGGAATGTAAATAATAATATAGATATGACTGATAATATAGCTAACCCAATAAAAGTACATGGACTTATTTTAAGAACTGGATTGATTCAGAAACTTTCAAACGGAAATTCTATTCAAGCATTTTTTACACCTAGGTTAATGAGTGATTTTAAAAATATAGGTTCTAAACACTTTCAATTTGGTGGTACATTTATTTATGAAAAAGTGTTTCACGAGAGATTGAAAATTGGTTATGGAATCTTGTATAACCAAGAAGCATTTGGTCCTAATATAGTTCCTTTGGTGAACCTAGAATGGAAAATGTCTGAAAGATGGTCTATGTCAGGTTTACTTCCAATTTATTCTAAAATCAAATACAAAGTAAACGAAAAGTTAAATGTAGGAATACATCATTTCGGATTGGTAACTTCATATCGTTTAGGAGAAGAAGCTTATCAGAATGACTATATAGAAAGAAGAAGTATTGATTTAGGTTTGTTCGCTAGATATAATATTTCAGGTGGAATTCATATAGAAGGTAGATATGGATATTCTTTTGGAAGAAGTTACGCTCAATATAATCAAGATGACAAAATTGATTTAGCTTTGCCACTTGCAACAATTGGAGACGATAGAACTCAGCTAAACGAAAGCTCTAATTTTAGTAATGGAGCATATGCACACGTAAGATTAGTTTACGCAATTAAATTATAA
- the priA gene encoding replication restart helicase PriA, with the protein MLHYIDVILPIPIQKTFTYSVTEEEANFLQKGMRVAVSFGKSKMYSALVLNIHQTKPTLYEAKEIHQILDETPLVNERQLQHWQWISDYYICSLGDVYRASLPSAFLLESETIINKNETFTEDDILADDEFLIFEALQHQSQLTIHQVADILGKKKVMPIVNGLIKKSAITIKEEIYEQYKPKLVKYVRLHADYSSDDSLGKLLEELSRAKKQREAVLGFFQLSTSKKPIKSKELEEKAAVSSTILKSLVDKNIFEFYHIQTDRIQYKGDTNDLKVLNEFQEKALLEIKETFKEKDVTLLHGITSSGKTEVYTKLIQEVLDEGKQVLFLLPEIALTTQIITRLQFYFGEQISVFHSKYSMNERVEVWNNVLENKPKARIILGARSSIFLPFSNLGLIVVDEEHETSYKQFEPSPRYNARDSAIVLAKIHKAKILLGSATPSLETYFNAQQNKYGFVELNRRHGNVQLPTIELIDVKEKQRKKEMKGHFSDRLLKLIQEALDLKEQVILFQNRRGFSPVVECKTCGVSPQCPNCDVSLTFHKFRHELRCHYCNYQRAMPNSCGACGSNTLDNKGFGTEQIELELKELFPDFKIGRMDLDTTRGKYGYQKIIGAFEAKEIDVLVGTQMLSKGLDFENVSLVGVLSADSMLNFPDFRAHERAYDMMVQVSGRAGRSKKQGNVAIQTFNPHHQILQQVSTTNYVEMYKEQLQERWQYKYPPYYRLIKITLKHKDYNKVDSGVNWLAKALENSFGEHVLGPTAPAVSRIRNQYIKNIVIKIPPKQSLANTKKQLQKIKDTFEVVKDFRPIRFITDVDPY; encoded by the coding sequence TTGTTACATTATATAGACGTCATATTACCAATTCCTATTCAGAAAACATTTACGTATTCTGTTACAGAAGAAGAAGCTAATTTTCTACAGAAAGGAATGCGTGTTGCAGTTTCTTTCGGAAAATCAAAAATGTATTCTGCATTGGTTCTAAATATTCATCAAACAAAACCGACGCTATATGAAGCTAAAGAAATTCATCAGATTTTAGATGAAACACCTTTGGTAAATGAGAGGCAATTACAACATTGGCAATGGATTTCTGATTATTACATCTGTTCTTTAGGTGATGTTTATAGAGCTTCTTTACCTTCTGCTTTTTTGTTAGAAAGTGAAACAATTATTAATAAAAATGAAACGTTTACGGAAGATGACATTTTAGCTGATGATGAGTTCTTAATTTTTGAAGCGTTACAACATCAATCTCAGTTAACGATTCATCAAGTTGCAGATATTTTAGGAAAGAAAAAAGTAATGCCAATTGTAAATGGATTGATTAAAAAATCTGCAATTACAATTAAAGAAGAAATTTACGAGCAATACAAACCCAAGTTGGTAAAATATGTTCGTTTACATGCTGATTATTCTTCTGATGATTCTTTAGGTAAATTACTAGAAGAATTATCTAGAGCAAAAAAACAACGTGAAGCCGTTTTAGGATTTTTTCAGTTATCAACTTCTAAGAAACCAATAAAATCGAAAGAATTAGAAGAAAAAGCTGCTGTTTCATCCACCATTTTAAAATCGTTAGTCGATAAAAATATCTTTGAATTTTATCATATTCAAACAGACAGAATTCAATATAAAGGAGATACAAATGATTTAAAAGTACTAAATGAGTTTCAAGAAAAAGCACTTCTAGAGATCAAAGAAACCTTTAAAGAAAAAGATGTTACGCTTTTACACGGAATTACAAGTTCTGGTAAAACAGAAGTATATACAAAGTTAATTCAGGAAGTTTTAGATGAAGGAAAACAAGTTTTATTCTTGTTACCAGAAATTGCTTTAACAACGCAAATTATTACACGTTTACAGTTTTATTTTGGGGAGCAGATTTCTGTTTTTCATTCAAAATACTCAATGAATGAACGTGTAGAAGTTTGGAATAACGTTTTAGAGAATAAACCAAAAGCGAGAATCATTTTAGGAGCTCGTTCTTCCATATTTTTACCGTTTTCTAATCTAGGATTAATTGTTGTAGATGAAGAGCATGAAACTTCTTACAAGCAATTTGAACCTTCACCACGATACAATGCTCGTGATTCTGCTATTGTTTTAGCAAAAATTCATAAAGCAAAAATCTTGTTAGGATCTGCCACTCCATCTTTAGAAACTTATTTTAATGCGCAACAAAACAAATATGGTTTTGTTGAATTAAATAGACGTCATGGAAATGTGCAATTGCCAACAATTGAATTGATAGATGTTAAAGAAAAGCAACGGAAAAAGGAAATGAAAGGTCATTTTTCTGATAGATTGCTAAAATTGATTCAAGAAGCTTTAGATTTAAAAGAACAAGTAATCTTATTTCAAAATAGACGTGGGTTTTCACCAGTTGTAGAGTGTAAAACCTGTGGAGTTTCGCCTCAATGTCCTAATTGTGATGTGAGTTTAACGTTTCATAAATTTAGACACGAATTACGTTGTCATTATTGTAATTATCAAAGAGCAATGCCAAATAGTTGTGGCGCTTGTGGAAGCAATACTTTAGATAATAAAGGTTTTGGAACAGAACAAATTGAGTTGGAATTAAAAGAACTTTTTCCCGATTTTAAAATCGGAAGAATGGATTTAGATACAACGCGTGGTAAATATGGATATCAGAAAATAATTGGCGCTTTTGAAGCAAAAGAAATTGATGTTTTAGTAGGAACACAAATGTTATCTAAAGGGTTAGATTTTGAAAATGTTTCTTTAGTTGGTGTTTTAAGTGCAGATTCGATGCTTAATTTCCCCGATTTTAGAGCACATGAACGTGCGTATGATATGATGGTACAAGTTTCTGGTAGAGCTGGTAGAAGTAAAAAACAAGGAAATGTTGCCATACAAACCTTTAATCCTCATCATCAAATATTACAACAAGTTTCTACTACAAATTATGTAGAAATGTATAAAGAACAGTTGCAAGAACGTTGGCAATATAAATATCCTCCTTATTATAGATTGATTAAAATAACACTAAAACACAAAGATTATAACAAAGTTGATAGTGGTGTTAATTGGTTAGCAAAAGCATTGGAAAACTCTTTTGGAGAACATGTTTTAGGTCCGACTGCTCCTGCAGTTTCTAGAATTAGAAATCAATATATTAAGAATATTGTGATTAAGATTCCGCCAAAACAGAGTTTAGCAAACACAAAAAAACAACTTCAAAAGATAAAAGATACTTTTGAAGTTGTTAAAGATTTTAGACCAATCAGATTTATTACTGATGTTGATCCGTATTAA
- a CDS encoding GH25 family lysozyme: MKRQYLQLIIFGFLFIFSCKEKVKQETKKENHKAIVTPEKPFVFGIDISHFNNNEVDLLVKRKDSLQFVICKATEGVTYTDPKFMMNWRDIKEKGFIRGAYHFYRTQDDPLVQANFFLNAISDITTNDIPPIVDFEQGGIDTSQSAETIQKNLLIFIKEIEKKGNVTPIIYTSLNCGNTYLNNSVFSKYPLWIADYNGKQKPDIPNNWKTQSYLIWQKTDNYKIVNATDDADLFNGDITKFKTFIKNSYHR; this comes from the coding sequence ATGAAAAGACAGTATCTACAGCTAATTATTTTTGGTTTTCTATTCATTTTTTCTTGTAAAGAAAAAGTGAAACAAGAAACAAAAAAGGAAAACCACAAAGCGATTGTAACACCAGAAAAACCATTTGTTTTTGGAATCGATATTTCTCATTTTAATAATAATGAAGTTGATTTACTCGTAAAAAGAAAAGATAGTTTACAGTTTGTAATTTGTAAAGCCACAGAAGGAGTAACGTATACCGATCCAAAATTTATGATGAATTGGCGAGATATAAAAGAAAAGGGTTTTATAAGAGGTGCTTATCATTTTTACAGAACTCAAGATGATCCTTTGGTACAAGCTAACTTCTTTTTAAACGCGATTAGTGATATTACAACAAACGATATTCCGCCAATAGTAGATTTTGAGCAAGGAGGAATTGATACCTCTCAATCTGCTGAAACCATACAGAAAAACCTTTTAATCTTTATAAAAGAGATTGAAAAAAAGGGAAACGTAACGCCAATAATATATACGAGTCTTAATTGTGGAAACACTTATTTAAACAATTCCGTTTTTAGTAAATACCCACTTTGGATTGCTGATTATAATGGCAAACAAAAACCAGATATACCAAATAATTGGAAAACCCAAAGTTATTTAATTTGGCAAAAAACAGACAATTATAAAATTGTGAATGCTACAGATGATGCTGATCTATTTAATGGTGATATTACAAAGTTTAAAACATTTATAAAGAATAGTTATCACAGATAA
- a CDS encoding YoaK family protein has product MFRHQGKSRTLKHNLQIATVLSFVAGIVNVTGFLAFKQLTTNVTGHFALFMSDVAEFKFWKGTIYFLYIFSFLFGSFLSSYLIEKYKENKRLNVFVIPTIIECIILISIGVLSNIIEIEFPNLIVCLLLVAMGIQNSFVTKISNAIVRTTHLTGLFTDLGIDISHLLFPKLLEQRDKLKENIKLRLYIISFFFVGGLVGVIFYSNFQLKLNTLIFAALILLLSLFYDDFRYSLIKTKRKYKQRNL; this is encoded by the coding sequence ATGTTTAGACACCAAGGTAAGAGCCGAACTTTAAAACATAATTTGCAAATTGCTACCGTTTTATCTTTTGTAGCAGGTATTGTTAATGTTACTGGTTTTTTAGCTTTTAAACAGTTAACAACAAATGTTACAGGGCATTTTGCATTATTTATGAGTGATGTTGCTGAATTCAAATTTTGGAAAGGCACCATTTATTTCCTTTATATATTCTCTTTTCTTTTTGGTTCATTTTTATCAAGTTACCTTATAGAAAAGTATAAAGAAAACAAACGACTTAATGTATTTGTAATACCTACAATAATTGAATGTATTATCTTAATTTCAATTGGGGTTTTAAGTAATATTATTGAAATAGAATTTCCTAACTTAATTGTCTGTTTACTACTTGTTGCCATGGGAATTCAGAATTCTTTTGTAACAAAAATTTCAAATGCTATTGTAAGAACGACACATTTAACAGGTCTTTTTACCGATTTAGGTATTGATATTTCTCATTTATTATTCCCTAAGTTACTTGAGCAAAGAGATAAGCTTAAGGAAAATATTAAACTTCGACTTTATATTATTTCCTTCTTCTTTGTAGGTGGTTTAGTTGGGGTTATTTTTTATTCTAATTTTCAATTAAAATTAAATACTTTAATTTTTGCAGCATTAATTCTTCTTCTAAGTTTATTCTATGATGATTTTAGATATTCACTTATAAAAACTAAAAGAAAATACAAACAAAGAAATCTGTAA